In one window of Streptomyces sp. FXJ1.172 DNA:
- a CDS encoding globin domain-containing protein, with protein sequence MDAPTTTPGENGMPDGDGWFMPRTVPSVPLPDGDPERATGGAGDAPVWRSVDTTASSSTDVHRVPVQRPAVALGQGSADAMLIRRTMAEIAPIADKVTSYFYALLFVRHPELRALFPAAMDIQRERLLKALLTAAEHMDDTAVLVGYLQDLGRGHRKYGTRAEHYPAVGECLIGALSEYAAAVWSPETEAAWVRTYTLMSQTMIDAAALDELRSPTWWHAEVVTHELRTPDVAVLTVRPDQPYPFLAGQYTSVETPWWPRVWRYYSFASAPRSDGLLTFHVKAVPAGWVSRALVHRARPGDVVRLGPPAGSMTIDHTSDSGLLCLGGGTGIAPIKALVEDVAERGVRRPVEVFYGARTEPDLYDIDSMLGLRHAHPWLSVRTVVDQQALRRLPDAVREYGPWAGYDAYLSGPPGLIRSGVDALRGIGIPSHRIRHDAVEEALVAD encoded by the coding sequence GGACGCTCCGACCACCACGCCGGGGGAGAACGGCATGCCGGACGGGGACGGCTGGTTCATGCCCCGCACGGTGCCATCGGTTCCGCTGCCGGACGGTGACCCGGAGCGGGCCACCGGCGGTGCCGGGGACGCACCCGTTTGGCGCTCAGTGGACACGACCGCCTCGTCTTCGACGGACGTACACCGTGTTCCGGTGCAGCGGCCGGCGGTGGCCCTCGGGCAGGGCTCCGCGGATGCCATGCTCATCCGCCGCACGATGGCCGAGATAGCCCCGATCGCCGACAAGGTCACCTCCTACTTCTACGCGCTGCTCTTCGTCCGTCATCCCGAACTGCGCGCGCTGTTCCCTGCCGCGATGGACATCCAGCGGGAGCGCCTGCTGAAGGCCCTGCTCACGGCGGCCGAGCATATGGACGACACCGCGGTCCTCGTCGGCTACCTGCAGGACCTGGGCCGGGGACACCGCAAGTACGGGACGCGTGCCGAGCACTACCCGGCTGTGGGGGAATGCCTGATTGGTGCATTGAGCGAGTACGCTGCCGCCGTCTGGAGCCCGGAGACCGAGGCCGCGTGGGTGCGGACGTACACGTTGATGTCCCAGACCATGATCGACGCCGCCGCGTTGGACGAACTGCGCTCGCCGACCTGGTGGCACGCCGAGGTGGTCACACATGAACTCAGGACCCCCGATGTAGCGGTCCTCACCGTCCGCCCGGACCAGCCCTATCCCTTTCTGGCAGGCCAGTACACAAGTGTGGAGACACCCTGGTGGCCGCGGGTGTGGCGGTACTACTCCTTCGCCTCGGCGCCCCGCTCGGACGGGCTGCTCACGTTCCATGTGAAGGCCGTTCCGGCCGGCTGGGTCTCCCGCGCGCTGGTGCATCGCGCCCGGCCCGGAGACGTCGTACGTCTCGGCCCGCCGGCCGGCTCGATGACCATCGACCACACGTCCGACAGCGGACTGCTGTGCCTCGGCGGCGGCACCGGCATAGCGCCCATCAAGGCTCTGGTCGAGGACGTCGCCGAACGCGGGGTGCGTCGGCCGGTCGAGGTGTTCTACGGCGCCCGCACCGAACCGGACCTGTACGACATCGACAGCATGCTCGGCCTTCGGCACGCCCACCCGTGGCTCTCGGTCCGTACGGTCGTCGACCAGCAGGCTCTTCGCCGGCTTCCCGATGCCGTGCGGGAGTACGGCCCCTGGGCCGGGTACGACGCCTATCTCTCGGGCCCGCCCGGATTGATCCGCAGCGGTGTCGACGCGCTGCGGGGCATCGGCATCCCGTCGCACCGCATACGTCATGACGCGGTGGAGGAAGCGCTTGTGGCGGACTGA
- a CDS encoding NUDIX domain-containing protein: protein MTVRPVVKRTARAVLLDGDDLILIKRTKPGVDPYWVTPGGGVEPGDPTVVDALHREVYEELGAKITDVVPCFVDTVEHIGDDGGATGVKVQHFFVCHLESMDPSLRHGPEVDEPAGEYEIVRVPFTRVGIASVHLVPLSLRHYLDGNIEGVRAMHAPDLG from the coding sequence ATGACCGTCCGACCCGTGGTCAAGCGCACCGCCCGTGCCGTTCTGCTGGACGGTGACGACCTGATCCTGATCAAGCGCACCAAGCCCGGTGTCGATCCCTACTGGGTCACTCCCGGTGGCGGGGTCGAGCCCGGGGATCCGACCGTCGTGGACGCCCTCCACCGGGAGGTGTACGAGGAACTCGGCGCCAAGATCACCGATGTCGTGCCCTGCTTCGTGGACACGGTGGAGCACATCGGTGACGACGGCGGCGCGACCGGCGTAAAAGTGCAGCACTTCTTCGTCTGCCACCTGGAGTCCATGGACCCGTCCCTGCGCCACGGGCCCGAAGTGGACGAGCCGGCCGGTGAGTACGAGATCGTGCGCGTCCCGTTCACCCGCGTCGGCATCGCCTCCGTCCACCTCGTCCCGCTGTCGCTGCGCCACTACCTGGACGGCAACATCGAAGGCGTACGGGCCATGCACGCCCCCGACCTCGGATAG
- a CDS encoding LysR family transcriptional regulator yields the protein MDLALLRTFVTVHRAGSFTRAAALLGLSQPAVTSQIRTLERQLGKPLFLRQARGVTPTTIGDELAHKAAPHLDALVEIAESGLDDDSSLRTLHLAGPPEFTAERALPALTELTGDDGQGFALRASFGTAEETLEGLAAGHHDLAISTARPRGALLTATPLCDEEHVLVAAPRWAERIGAEELRLKGAPALENLPVVEVHESLPLVSHYWASVFDSRPAASGTVVVPDLRAVLACAIAGAGLAVLPRYLCASALGHGTIVTLHEPAVPPLRTYYLVVRTGTLAMPHVARAHEWLQQAAAAWA from the coding sequence GTGGATCTGGCCTTGCTGCGCACCTTCGTCACCGTGCACCGGGCCGGCTCCTTCACCCGCGCCGCCGCCCTGCTGGGCCTCTCCCAGCCTGCCGTCACCTCGCAGATCCGGACACTGGAACGCCAGCTGGGCAAGCCGCTCTTCCTGCGGCAGGCACGAGGGGTGACCCCGACGACCATCGGCGACGAACTCGCGCACAAGGCCGCGCCCCACCTCGACGCCCTGGTGGAGATAGCCGAAAGCGGCCTGGACGACGACAGCTCGCTGAGAACCCTGCACCTGGCCGGTCCGCCCGAGTTCACCGCCGAACGCGCCCTGCCTGCCCTCACGGAGCTGACCGGCGACGACGGCCAGGGATTCGCCCTGCGCGCCTCCTTCGGCACGGCGGAGGAGACCCTGGAAGGCCTGGCCGCGGGCCACCATGATCTGGCCATCAGTACGGCCCGGCCGCGCGGTGCTCTGCTCACCGCGACCCCGCTCTGCGACGAGGAACACGTGCTCGTCGCCGCCCCCCGCTGGGCGGAACGGATCGGCGCGGAGGAGCTGCGTCTGAAGGGGGCGCCTGCGCTCGAGAACCTCCCCGTCGTCGAGGTCCACGAGTCGCTGCCCCTGGTCTCGCACTACTGGGCCTCCGTCTTCGACTCCCGCCCGGCCGCCTCGGGCACCGTCGTCGTCCCTGATCTACGGGCCGTGCTCGCCTGTGCGATCGCCGGTGCCGGACTGGCGGTGCTGCCCCGCTATCTGTGCGCCTCGGCACTGGGCCACGGCACGATCGTGACGCTGCACGAACCGGCGGTTCCGCCACTGCGCACGTATTACCTGGTGGTGCGCACCGGCACCCTGGCCATGCCCCATGTGGCACGGGCTCATGAGTGGCTCCAGCAGGCAGCCGCGGCCTGGGCCTGA
- a CDS encoding cystathionine gamma-lyase: MSDATKDAGRPGEGTRAVRAGLPEPVKHEPTLPGPVFAAHFHLPGEAAGPYLYGRDENPTWTLLERAIGELEAPGRNDVETLVFASGMAAISSVLFSQLRAGDAVVLPADGYQVLPLVGAQLEAYGIEVRTAPTGGDGQLAVLDGARLLWLESPSNPGLDVCDIRRLVAAAHERGALVAVDNTLATPLGQRPLELGADFSVASGTKQLTGHGDVLLGYVAGRDAEAMAAVRRWRKIVGAISGPMEAWLAHRSIATLQLRVDRQNATALAIAEALRRRPEVSGLRYPGLPDDPAHGIAAQQMRRYGSVVSFTLPTRTRAERFLGALRLVEDATSFGGVRSTAERRRRWGGDAVPEGFIRMSVGAEDPEDLIADVLRALDESAD; encoded by the coding sequence ATGAGCGACGCCACGAAGGACGCGGGGCGGCCCGGCGAGGGCACGCGCGCGGTGCGCGCGGGACTGCCCGAGCCGGTCAAGCACGAACCGACCCTGCCCGGACCGGTGTTCGCCGCGCACTTCCACCTGCCCGGCGAGGCGGCCGGTCCATATCTGTACGGCCGTGACGAGAACCCGACCTGGACGCTGCTGGAGCGGGCCATCGGCGAGCTGGAGGCGCCCGGGCGGAACGACGTCGAGACGCTGGTCTTCGCCTCCGGCATGGCGGCGATCTCCTCCGTGCTGTTCTCCCAGCTGCGCGCCGGGGACGCGGTCGTACTGCCCGCCGACGGCTACCAGGTACTGCCGCTGGTCGGCGCCCAGCTGGAGGCGTACGGCATCGAGGTGCGTACGGCGCCCACCGGCGGTGACGGCCAGCTGGCGGTCCTCGACGGCGCCCGGCTGCTGTGGCTCGAGTCCCCGTCGAATCCGGGGCTGGACGTGTGCGACATCCGGCGGCTGGTGGCGGCGGCCCACGAGCGGGGCGCCCTGGTGGCCGTCGACAACACCCTCGCCACCCCGCTCGGCCAGCGTCCGCTGGAGCTGGGCGCCGACTTCTCCGTGGCCAGCGGCACCAAGCAGCTCACGGGGCACGGAGACGTGCTTCTCGGCTACGTAGCCGGCCGCGACGCCGAGGCGATGGCCGCCGTACGCCGCTGGCGCAAGATCGTCGGGGCGATCTCCGGGCCCATGGAGGCCTGGCTCGCGCACCGGTCCATCGCCACGCTCCAGCTCCGCGTCGACCGGCAGAACGCCACCGCGCTCGCGATCGCCGAGGCCCTGCGCCGGCGGCCCGAGGTGTCCGGCCTGCGCTACCCCGGGCTGCCCGACGACCCCGCGCACGGGATCGCCGCCCAGCAGATGCGCCGCTATGGCTCCGTCGTCTCCTTCACGCTGCCCACGCGCACGCGTGCCGAGCGTTTTCTCGGGGCCCTGCGGCTGGTGGAGGACGCGACGAGCTTCGGCGGAGTGCGCTCGACGGCCGAACGTCGCCGGCGCTGGGGCGGGGACGCCGTCCCGGAGGGCTTCATCCGGATGTCCGTCGGTGCCGAGGACCCCGAGGACCTGATCGCGGACGTGCTGCGCGCCCTGGACGAGTCCGCCGACTGA
- a CDS encoding low molecular weight protein-tyrosine-phosphatase: MTYRVCFVCTGNICRSPMAESVFRARVAEAGLEDRVEVDSAGTGGWHEGEPADPRTVSVLEEHGYDSGHVARQFQPSWFARLDLVIALDTGHLKALRRLAPTEEDVRKVHLLRSYAHPSPGHRSSASASHSPAESAGDGLDVPDPYYGHRDGFEECLKMVEAASTGLLAAVREHLEGRAA, encoded by the coding sequence ATGACCTACCGCGTCTGCTTCGTGTGCACCGGCAACATCTGCCGCTCCCCGATGGCCGAATCCGTCTTCCGCGCGCGCGTGGCGGAGGCTGGGCTCGAGGACCGGGTGGAGGTCGACAGCGCCGGTACCGGCGGCTGGCACGAGGGCGAGCCCGCCGACCCGCGCACCGTCTCGGTGCTCGAGGAACACGGTTACGACAGCGGGCACGTCGCGCGGCAGTTCCAGCCGTCGTGGTTCGCCCGCCTCGACCTCGTGATCGCCCTCGACACCGGCCACCTCAAGGCCCTGCGCCGCCTCGCACCCACCGAGGAGGACGTCCGCAAGGTGCACCTGCTGCGCTCCTACGCCCACCCGTCGCCCGGCCACCGCTCCTCGGCAAGTGCGTCGCACAGCCCTGCTGAATCCGCCGGCGACGGCCTCGACGTACCGGATCCGTACTACGGACACCGCGACGGCTTCGAGGAGTGCCTGAAGATGGTGGAGGCGGCGAGCACGGGGCTGCTCGCCGCCGTGCGGGAGCACCTGGAAGGACGGGCCGCATGA
- a CDS encoding phage holin family protein — MKNFVVKTIANAGALAVAVWLLDKITLTGGNTAKKAGTLIVVALIFGLVNWLVKPIVKVLTFPLFILTLGLITLVVNALMLLLTSWVCGKLSLSFHVHGFWTAVVGGLIISVVSWALHMILPDED; from the coding sequence ATGAAGAATTTCGTAGTCAAGACGATCGCCAACGCGGGCGCCCTCGCCGTCGCCGTATGGCTGCTCGACAAGATCACCCTGACCGGGGGCAACACGGCCAAGAAGGCCGGCACTCTGATCGTGGTCGCGCTGATCTTCGGTCTGGTCAACTGGCTGGTCAAGCCGATCGTGAAGGTGCTCACCTTCCCGCTGTTCATTCTGACCCTCGGCCTGATCACCCTGGTCGTGAACGCGCTGATGCTGCTGTTGACCTCCTGGGTGTGCGGCAAGCTCTCCTTGAGCTTCCACGTGCACGGCTTCTGGACGGCCGTCGTCGGCGGCCTGATCATCTCCGTCGTCTCCTGGGCCCTGCACATGATCCTTCCGGACGAGGACTGA
- a CDS encoding cupin domain-containing protein — MKAFRLDELEAERAANEGAYLQFLRERNMSVGLYALNAGEHDPQKPHNQDEVYFVVSGRASITVGSETTEVGRGSVVYVPAGVAHKFHHISEDLRVLVVFSPPEA; from the coding sequence ATGAAGGCATTCCGGCTGGACGAACTGGAGGCGGAGCGCGCCGCCAACGAGGGGGCCTACCTTCAGTTCCTGCGGGAGCGGAACATGTCGGTCGGCCTGTACGCGCTCAACGCGGGTGAGCACGATCCGCAGAAGCCGCACAACCAGGACGAGGTGTACTTCGTGGTGAGCGGCCGGGCGTCGATCACGGTCGGCTCGGAGACGACCGAGGTGGGACGGGGCAGCGTCGTGTACGTACCGGCCGGGGTCGCCCACAAGTTCCACCACATCAGCGAGGATCTGAGGGTTCTCGTCGTCTTCTCTCCGCCCGAGGCGTGA
- a CDS encoding DUF5326 family protein, whose protein sequence is MREIFAGLPWWVKWVAVPVIALAVFGGLITTVVGFVIWVLFKALIFVALVGGLIYIVRKFMSNSSSRSDW, encoded by the coding sequence ATGCGAGAGATCTTCGCGGGACTGCCGTGGTGGGTGAAGTGGGTCGCGGTGCCGGTCATCGCCCTGGCCGTGTTCGGCGGGCTGATAACGACCGTCGTCGGATTCGTGATCTGGGTGCTGTTCAAGGCGCTGATCTTCGTCGCGCTGGTCGGCGGACTGATTTACATCGTGCGCAAGTTCATGTCGAACTCCTCGTCGCGCAGCGACTGGTGA
- a CDS encoding helix-turn-helix domain-containing protein, whose protein sequence is MATVDTAPAEPHAPPTPPRCCAPPAQRPPAVAVPGQPQPADLPAHPHATDLSGHPRSMDASGRPHSPSVPVQPHPAGAPEPPAAATLIGSVQRAMRLLETVAEHAYGAPAKQLARETGLALPTTYHLLRTLVHEGYLRRDKGLFFLGDAAERLGSSGAQQKRRSAVADTLAHWRDSIGVPVYYAMYRNGEIEVMCVSDSPEAPAVEEWADFRATGHAHAIGQCLLSQLDEDARRDHLARYPVQSITPYTVRDNDALLRRLARMPRMEPVVERQEYALGTVCAAVPITVGTTVATMAMSLPVQQADRLLPAARRLQAEIGRHLGTLTLSISI, encoded by the coding sequence TTGGCCACGGTTGACACCGCACCGGCAGAACCCCACGCACCCCCCACCCCGCCGCGCTGCTGCGCACCCCCCGCCCAGCGTCCGCCCGCCGTGGCGGTTCCCGGCCAACCGCAGCCGGCGGACCTGCCCGCGCACCCCCACGCCACGGACCTCTCCGGACATCCGCGCTCCATGGACGCCTCGGGCCGGCCGCATTCCCCGTCCGTGCCCGTCCAGCCACACCCTGCGGGCGCCCCGGAGCCACCGGCCGCAGCGACGCTCATCGGATCCGTCCAGCGCGCCATGCGCCTGCTGGAGACTGTCGCCGAGCATGCCTACGGCGCCCCCGCCAAGCAACTGGCCCGCGAGACCGGCCTCGCCCTGCCCACGACGTACCACCTGCTGCGCACCCTGGTCCACGAGGGCTACCTGCGCCGCGACAAAGGGCTGTTCTTCCTCGGAGACGCGGCCGAGCGGCTGGGCAGCAGCGGGGCGCAGCAGAAACGTCGCAGCGCCGTGGCGGACACGCTCGCGCACTGGCGCGATTCCATCGGTGTGCCGGTGTACTACGCCATGTACCGGAACGGCGAGATCGAGGTCATGTGCGTCTCCGACAGCCCCGAGGCCCCGGCGGTCGAGGAATGGGCCGACTTCCGGGCGACCGGCCACGCGCACGCCATCGGGCAGTGCCTGCTCTCCCAACTGGACGAGGACGCCCGCCGCGACCATCTCGCCCGCTATCCGGTGCAGTCCATCACGCCGTACACGGTGCGTGACAACGATGCCCTGCTGCGGCGGCTGGCCCGGATGCCGCGTATGGAGCCGGTGGTGGAGCGCCAGGAGTACGCGCTCGGGACGGTCTGTGCGGCGGTTCCGATCACGGTCGGCACCACCGTGGCCACGATGGCGATGTCGCTCCCCGTCCAGCAGGCCGACCGGCTGCTGCCCGCGGCCCGTCGGCTGCAGGCGGAGATCGGGCGCCACCTGGGAACCCTCACCCTCTCT